A part of Apodemus sylvaticus chromosome 19, mApoSyl1.1, whole genome shotgun sequence genomic DNA contains:
- the Tmem217b gene encoding putative transmembrane protein 217B, which yields MNSRMLSIMVGIFSVLNTIQFFIFELNQMTHIGFEEKYSIYLDTESEVASWVVVYRHNISTGLSIATITVSCFFLFCLDKNMFIGLLIYTVWITVYELLSFTMVLLIHGTIKEQFKDLSQLYLLLQISRMLLHFAALPFVVKHGYTLYRDPKIMSLAGRRKRSSISTVDSWPPVGLGSLYRKTN from the coding sequence ATGAACTCCAGGATGCTATCAATCATGGTGGGCATCTTCTCCGTCCTGAACACCATCCAGTTCTTCATCTTCGAGCTGAACCAGATGACGCACATCGGCTTCGAAGAAAAATACAGCATCTACCTGGACACGGAATCCGAGGTGGCGTCCTGGGTCGTGGTCTACAGGCACAATATCAGCACCGGACTGTCCATCGCCACCATCACGGTcagctgcttcttcctcttctgcctggACAAGAACATGTTCATCGGGCTGCTAATCTATACCGTCTGGATCACCGTCTACGAGCTCCTCAGCTTCACCATGGTCCTGCTCATCCACGGCACCATCAAGGAGCAGTTCAAGGACCTGAGCCAGCTGTACCTGCTCTTGCAGATCTCGCGCATGCTCCTGCACTTCGCCGCCCTGCCCTTCGTGGTGAAGCACGGCTATACACTCTACAGGGACCCCAAGATCATGAGCTTAGCTGGCCGCCGCAAGCGCTCCTCCATCAGCACCGTGGATTCCTGGCCCCCTGTCGGGCTGGGGTCACTGTACCGCAAGACAAACTGA
- the Tmem217 gene encoding transmembrane protein 217, translating to MKQNSWCGLTARMGTVLSGVFSIMATHMHLIFERKHLGNGNCTENFQNPGIGVLGHFFICWSFRIVLFTSMVTMVASCFLLYSVYAQIYEGLLSYTLWIITYEATNLAVQTLTDEFSVALVRAMRWFGWVARASLHCFWLYFVIIQAQIIYQSKKQGNILTYHRRISLGSGDHPRRKSKIIHFVQHYSE from the coding sequence ATGAAGCAAAATAGCTGGTGTGGGCTGACTGCCAGGATGGGCACAGTGCTGTCGGGGGTCTTCTCCATCATGGCCACTCACATGCACCTCATCTTCGAAAGGAAGCATCTTGGGAACGGCAACTGCACGGAGAACTTCCAGAACCCAGGCATCGGCGTCCTGGGGCACTTCTTCATCTGCTGGAGTTTCAGAATCGTCCTCTTCACGTCCATGGTCACCATGGTGGCCAGCTGCTTCCTCCTGTATTCCGTGTACGCCCAGATCTACGAGGGTCTCCTGAGCTACACCCTCTGGATCATCACCTACGAGGCCACCAACCTGGCCGTCCAGACCCTCACCGACGAGTTCAGCGTGGCCCTGGTCAGGGCCATGCGGTGGTTCGGCTGGGTAGCCCGTGCCTCCCTACACTGCTTCTGGCTATATTTCGTCATCATCCAAGCCCAGATCATCTACCAGAGCAAAAAACAGGGCAACATACTCACTTACCATAGGCGTATCTCTTTGGGAAGTGGAGACCATCCCCGGCGGAAATCAAAGATCATACACTTTGTCCAGCACTACAGTGAATAA